A window of Bacillota bacterium genomic DNA:
TGATTCAAAGGCCGTGAAAAAGGAAATGACTGCCGTCAGCCTTTACTTGCAATCCTGCGATGCTTTTACAAATATCACTCTTTAACCCCATTTTCGGAGGTATCATCCTTTCAACGATTCGAATGGATAACGGTAATCGTCGGGTCGGGGAAATATCTCCTCAGAACCTCGGGAATGACAATACTTCCATCCTTCTGTTGATAGTTTTCCATCAATGCAGCAACCGTGCGGCCTATGGCCAGCCCCGAGCCATTCAGGGTATGGACAAATTCTACCCTTTCCCTGTCCGCCGGGCGAAAACGTATCTGCGCCCTGCGGGACTGGAAATCGCGGAAATTGCTGCAGGAGGATACTTCGCGGTAGGTCCGGGCAGAGGGCATCCATATCTCCAGATCGTATTTTTTGGCGGCGGCAAAACCCAGATCCCCTGCACACATGAGCATCACGCGGTAGGGAATATTCAACAGCTGCAATACCTTCTCCGCGTTGGCCACCAGGCTTTCCAGCTCGTCATCAGAACTCCGGGGTGTCACGAATTTCACCAGCTCTACCTTGTTGAACTGATGTTGGCGTATCAGCCCCCGGGTATCCCGACCATGAGCGCCGGCTTCCGCCCTGAAACATGCGGTATAGGCCACATAATAAATGGGCAGTTCATCCTCCTGCAGTATTTCGTTGCGGTGAAGGTTGGTTACCGGAACTTCCGCGGTGGGCACCAGGTAGTAATCCCGTCCCTCGATCTTGAAGGCATCCTCGGCAAATTTGGGTAGCTGGCCCGTACCGGTCATGCTCTCGCTGTTGACCATGAAGGGAGGGAATACTTCATGATAGCCATGTTCCCGGACATGCAGATCGAGCATAAAATTGATCAGGGCACGTTCCAGTTGCGCCCCCAATCCGTAATATATTGCAAAGCGGCTTCCCGTTATCTTTCCGGCCCGCGGGAAATCGAGAATGTTCAGATCGGCTCCCAGGTCCCAGTGAGTTTTTGGTTCAAAGTCGAACCGTGGTTGCTCTCCCCACCGCCTGGTTTCCACATTGTCCTCCTCGGTAGCACCCGGTGGGACCTCTTCATCGGGAATGTTGGGGATATGCAGGAGTATCTGCTCCATCTCCTCGTTGAGCAGGCGCAATTTGTCGTCCATCTCCCTGATACGGTCTGCAACCTGCCGCATTTCTGCAACTTTCTCCCCGGCCTCCCCCCCTTTTGCTTTCCGATTGCCGATTTCTTTGGAGACTACATTGCGTCGATGTTTCAGTTCCTCGACATCCTTGAGCATGACCCTTCTGTTGTTGTCCAGCTCCAGCAGCCTGTCAAGATTGGCCTCGTCGCCTTTCAGTTGCATCGCTCTTCTGACCACGTCCGGATTGTCTCTGATAAATTTAACGTCCAGCAATGGTTGATACCTCCCTTTCCCATAGCATTGCTCCATCCCCTGATTGTCTTACATTTCCTCCGGGGCTTCGATACCCAACAATTCCAGTCCACCGGCCAGCACTATCCGCGTGGCATCGATCAGAATCAACCGGGATGATGTCTTTTTGTCGTCCCCGGCACCAAGAACCGGGCAGTTGTGGTAAAAACGATTGAACTCACGCGCCACATTGATGAGGTAACGGGCAAGCAGCGATGGCTTGTCAGCTTCCGCCGAACGCAAGATTGCATCGGGCATCAGTGCCAGTTCCTTTACCAGGCATTCTTCCTCTTCCGCGGTAAATTCTTTGATCATTTCCATTGTATCGGTATGCCCGGACAGCAGGTGGCGATGCTCCTCCCTGGCCTTCCTTGTTATGCTGCAGATACGGGCATGGGCATACTGGATATAGGGAGCCGTTTCACCCGAAAAATCCAGGACTTTCTCCCAATCAAAATCGATATTTTTGATACGATCATTGCTCAG
This region includes:
- the serS gene encoding serine--tRNA ligase, which encodes MLDVKFIRDNPDVVRRAMQLKGDEANLDRLLELDNNRRVMLKDVEELKHRRNVVSKEIGNRKAKGGEAGEKVAEMRQVADRIREMDDKLRLLNEEMEQILLHIPNIPDEEVPPGATEEDNVETRRWGEQPRFDFEPKTHWDLGADLNILDFPRAGKITGSRFAIYYGLGAQLERALINFMLDLHVREHGYHEVFPPFMVNSESMTGTGQLPKFAEDAFKIEGRDYYLVPTAEVPVTNLHRNEILQEDELPIYYVAYTACFRAEAGAHGRDTRGLIRQHQFNKVELVKFVTPRSSDDELESLVANAEKVLQLLNIPYRVMLMCAGDLGFAAAKKYDLEIWMPSARTYREVSSCSNFRDFQSRRAQIRFRPADRERVEFVHTLNGSGLAIGRTVAALMENYQQKDGSIVIPEVLRRYFPDPTITVIHSNR